The genomic segment CAACGCACGTGCGATGGCCAGTCGTTGGCGCTGTCCGCCCGAGAGATTCGAACCGTGCTCGCCGACAAGATTCAGATATCCATTCGGCAGTTCGCTGACGAATTCGTGCGCAGCAGCCAGTTGCGCGGCACGCTCAATCGTTTCAAGATCGGCGTCAGGCTGGCCGAAGGCGATATTTGCGGCCACGGTGTTGCTGAATAGAAAACTCTCTTGGAACACGAGTCCGATGTTGCGACGCAAGTCTTGAAGCTGCAAGTCGCGAACGTCAATGTCATCCACCAGGACTCGACCTGAAGTTGCGTCGTAGAAACGCGCCACAAGTTGCAACAGCGTTGACTTACCAGATCCAGTTTCGCCGACAATTCCCACGCACTTACCGGCGGGAATCGTCAGGTTGATGTTTTTCAGAACCAGGTTGTCCGAGTTGACGGAAACCTCCGATTTCGTTGCTGTGGCGCCGTTGGATTCGGCCAGGCCCGGCTGACGTGCGTAGTGAAAGCAGACGTTCTCGAAGGTGACATTTCCGCGTGCGCGGGGGAGTGGAATCGCGTCGGCAGGGCTTTGGATTTCAACTTCCGCGTCAAGAATCGCGAAGACGCGCTCGGCGCCCGTCAAACTGCTTTGAATGCTATTCGCGATATTGATGATCTGACCTACCTGATTCGCAAACTCGTGAATCAGATTGGCGAAAACGAACAACCCGGTTCCCAGCGGCAATTGCCCTCGGATGACCAGCATCCCCCCATATCCAATCAGGATCAGTTGGCTGACCTGGGTTAGAAGTCCCATTGCCGGCTGATAGACACTCAATCGCCAGAAAATGTCGACCTTTTGGTCGAGCAGGGCCCGGTTTGCCGTTTCGAACCGGACAATTTCATCATCCTCGCGCGCAAATCCTTTGACGACCTGAATGCCTTGAATGTTTTCGGAAAGCCGCAGGACCAGGTCGTCCCCCAACTCGCTGCTGCGCTGATAAAGCGGCCGGACGGATTTCGAGAACCAGACGGCACCGATCCACAAGAGGGGGGATGTGATCAGGCAGGCGAGGGCCAACGGTGCATGGACAGCCCACATGTATCCAAAGTAAAGGCCGAGCGACAGGACGACTGTCAGCACCTTTAGGATGACACCATCCACAAATCCGCGAACCGCCTGGACGTCGCCCGCAACCCGGTTGATCAATGAGCTGCTGTCGTTTTCGTCGAAGTACCGAAAGCTCAATCGTTGTACTTTGTCATAGACGTCCGTGCGCAACTGGATCACGATCGTCTGGCTGAGTGTGGCATTCACAACGGCGGTGATGAATTTCAAGGCTCCTTGGAGCGTTGCGACTCCCAGGACGATCAGGGCCACTGTTGTCACGACTGCAAATGGCGACCAACTGGCGGGAGGTTCAATCCCCAAAGGCCAATAGATTGGGACGGGAGTTTCTGCTGGGGATTGTACTGCATTGCGTAAAACGTCAATTGCGACCCCTGCGAAGCTCAAGCCAGCCAGATTCAAGGCGACGAGCGCGATGTTCAGGATCACAAACACAAGCGACGTTGCGCGGTGCTTCCAACCCAGCAGCAGCATGCGGTGAATTAACGACCAGTTCGAGGCCGTTGGGGTGGGCGAGGGCGATGCGGGTGAGGACACAGGTGTCAACTTTTGGTGGCTGAACCATGACGGCGGGCACGACGACACCAAAGAATGGATGACGCGACGTACAAGTGCAAGGGGAATTCGTTTGAGAATCGACCTTCAAGAATCCGCAATCCACACTGACCTTGAAGTTGCTTCACGATTTCTCTCGTGTCGAGCCCGTCTGCAAGACGAGCGAGCCTGTCAGGGATGAGTGGCTCTGCAATTAGTTCTTATCCTGAGGTCGTAAGCTATCGAGGGGAGCTCCCGCGGTTCCGTCGCTTCCACGTACGGCCAGCTCCGATTCGCTGCTCACTCTGAAGCTGCCGGTGGTCCAGTTCGAATACGAACGATCGACGTTCTTATTGCGCCAGTTCACGACGGTATTGTTGGAGCCGATGCCTTCATTGGTCAGGTTTTTCCAATCGTTGTGATCCAGTTTGCGGCTGCTGTTGGGTTGCGAGGACAGTACCTCCAGGAACGTTTCCACGTTGTCATAGAAGTTAAAGTTGCCGCGCCATTGGAACGACTTTTGAAAGTCCATGAAATCGGCCAGTCCGCGCATTGACACCAGCGTACGGACGGGGCGACACGAGAGGATGTTATTTCGCGCGTCGATGATGATCGGGGGGAGTCTTTCCGTCTGTCCGCCAGATCCTTCGATTGCCAGCAGGCACTGTGCAGACCGCAGCGTCAAATGTTCCAGTTCCAGCTTGATGCTTTCCCTTTCCATCCCGTCCGAGTCCATCACCAGCTTCAATTGCAGTAGATTGCCATCAATGCCGATCGCGGAATCTTTCAGTTCGTAACGGGCGGGAACGGGATCACGCATGACGATGAGATCGGCCTTGCCACGCACCAGGCATCCGGTCAATACAAGCTCGGGCGGGACCAGCGGCATCCCGTCGAGGCGACTTCCAATGGTTTCCAGCCCTTGACCCGCTGAAGCCCGCTGCTCGAAAAAGCAGGCAGACTTATACTGCGGATTGTTCACTGTCAGAGTGACACCCTTGAGTTGCACTTTCTCGGGCCGTTCCAAGGCGAACAGGGACCAGCGATCGGTACCGATCCTGCTCGGAACCGTCATTTCCAGATCGACGTTGAAAAACTCCAGAGATCCTCCCGCCACGGTAATCATGTGCGGTTGTTCTGAGCTGGTATCGACGTCCGAAAATCGAATCGTCGGATGGAAGCCATCACGTGCCCGGATCACGACTTTCTTCTTGTTGAGCCGGATTGGTCGCTCGGGCTCGCGTAGTCCGTCGTAAAGAAGCTCGATCACGCGGATTCCGCCCGAGTCCGAAGCTTCGGCACAGGCTGCCTCAAGCGTGGAGTATGATCCCCCTCCGACAATCTGAAACGGCGTGGGGTTTTCGGCCGTGATTGTTGCTCCCGGCCGCGACTCGGTCTTGGGAGTCGTTTCAGGGGTTGTTAGTGGGATGGGGACGATGGCATTGGGCCGATCGCCATCGAATGGTGACGCTGGTAGTGACGGATCGTTTTTGCCCGGGCCGAAGAACTTGGATTCGCTTGTGACAGGTGCGAGCGTACTTCCTGATGTGCTTGCCAGTTTTGGCGACGTCAGCGTCTCTGCATCAACGGACGGTTTCTCTGATTCCAGATTGGGACGATTGCCGAGTGTGTCGCCTGCCTTCGTGACGGTGGGCGGCGAGTAGCGCACACCTGTGATTGGCTGCATGAGGCGCAGCAGAAGTCCTGGATAAAGTTGAGCCACCGTTACCATCAAGCACAGGGCACAAGTGGTGGCGACCCACCCGAAATTGCTTTGCCAGACGGGAGGTTTGAATCGCGTGGCGGTCAGCCAGACCTGTCCGTCGATCGGGACGGCCCCTGCTCCGAGGTCGCGCGCAACCAGTAGCAAATCTCGCAACAATTCGCTTGGTGTGGCGTACCGCCGTGCGGGCTGGCTGGCCATCATCTTGCGGACCACACGAGACAGGATCGGGGAAACGCGACGATTCTTCTTGGAAGGGTCGGGGGGTTCTTTGGCCTGATGGTCAAGAAGCTTCTGCAGGACCGTGCCTTCAGGGTACGGTGGCTCGCCAGTCAGCATATGGTACAGCGTGCAGCCCAGCGAATAGATATCGCTGCGGACGTCGACGCTATGTGGATCGCGCGCCTGCTCGGGCGAGATGTAGTCGAAGGTGCCCATCGTCGTGCCCGGCACCGTCAGTTCGATCGACGATTCCACCGACGTTTTTCGTGCCAACCCCAGGTCGACAAGCTTTGCGCGCCCGAAAGGAGTGATCAAGACGTTGGATGGTTTGATGTCGCGATGAATGACGCCGGCGCTCGAAGAATGATGCAATGCGGCGGCCAGTTGAATGGCGTAGTTGACCGCCTCTGACGGCTCGAGCCAGCCTTTGGCGCGGATGACATCTCGCAAGTTCTGGCCGGGAACGTACTCGTACGCAATGAAATGCAGGCCCGCCTCTTCGCCCGAATAGAACACCCGAGCGATGTTGTCATGGTCCAGTCGCGCGGCAGCTTGGGCCTCATTCTGAAAACGTTGAATGGACGTATGATCAAGCGAGAGTGACGGCGACAGGATTTTCAGAGCGACTTCGCGCTTCAGGCTTTCGTCGAGTGCGAGAAAGACGCTTCCCATACCGCCGACACCGATGCGTCGCTGAATCCGGAAATGACCGATCAAGATGCCGGAAACAATTTCCGTTTCGTAGTGAGTCGGAAACAGTCGCGGGACAAGTTCATTGTTGATGACCGGCCCTTCGCTCGAACCGCCCGGGGGGGGATTCGAACGGGGCTGAGTAATCACAGTTTCGGGACCGACACCCTTACCTGAACGCCACGAAAATCCGAACGCCGAACCTGTTCCCAGGTCCGATTCGGATTTCGGTTGATTCAGGCTGCTTGCCATTCCAGTGTCGCCACAGGTCGAAAAGGAAAACTCATCTCACGAGACGTCCGCCACTCACGGTAACTCGTTCTCTGCCAGACTGCCTTACGAACGAACATCAATCAACGTGTGAGGGCTCGACCCCAATCGGCGCTGTTTCTTATTGATCCGTGTTTTTACGGTGTTTCGGATGGCCGTAATGGTGTCCATAATCTAGCCTTCACCGTCCGACTCCGCGACCGATCACATCGGACACGTCATTTTTGATCGAGTTCAGGTATTTCTCGAGTGTCTCATTCAACCCAACGGTAAATCGGTCACTTTCGACGACTGCTGAAACATAGCTTCGAATTGTCACGTCGGCGACAGGGGGATTTCCCGATGACGGGTCATGTTGCCTGCTTAACTTTCTGAGTTCGTGGACTTTGGGTACAAAACCCATCTCCAGATGTTCAATAAGTTCTTTTACCCCGCGGGCTGTGTCGCGAAGCTTCTCACGCAGTGTCAAGTTGTCGATGTCCGAACTCATGGAAACGCTCGTTTCAGACGGGATTCGGTGCGATATGTGCAGCAATTAGACCGTTGTCAGTCGTCAATCGTCAAGATGGATCGCATGACATGACCGAGAAGTGGTCGAGTTCCTCAAGGGAAACGACTTGACCGGAGAATCGATATCCGCTGGGGTGAACTCGACGCCTGGCGGGAAATTGCCGGTGATAAAATCGATTCAAACGATTCAATCAGATCAAAACTGTTGTGAGTTCGCTTCATGAAGATTCTGGTTCTCGCCGACATTCATGCGAACTGGTTCGCACTGCAGTCGATCCGTGAATCGTTCGACGCGTGTTTGTTTCTTGGGGATCTGGTCGAGTACGGCGTTGATCCGATTCCCTGCATTGATTGGGTGCGAAAAAACGCGACCTGTTCCATTCGAGGAAACCACGATCATTCCGTCGCCCAGCGGGTACCACCGCCGACCGGAACGGGCTTTCGACGTCTGGCCGGTGCGACGCGACAGCTTCATTGGGATGTCCTGCGGCCTTCACACGTGAAGTATTTGTCGCAGCTTCCTGTGA from the Schlesneria paludicola DSM 18645 genome contains:
- a CDS encoding ABC transporter ATP-binding protein yields the protein MSSPASPSPTPTASNWSLIHRMLLLGWKHRATSLVFVILNIALVALNLAGLSFAGVAIDVLRNAVQSPAETPVPIYWPLGIEPPASWSPFAVVTTVALIVLGVATLQGALKFITAVVNATLSQTIVIQLRTDVYDKVQRLSFRYFDENDSSSLINRVAGDVQAVRGFVDGVILKVLTVVLSLGLYFGYMWAVHAPLALACLITSPLLWIGAVWFSKSVRPLYQRSSELGDDLVLRLSENIQGIQVVKGFAREDDEIVRFETANRALLDQKVDIFWRLSVYQPAMGLLTQVSQLILIGYGGMLVIRGQLPLGTGLFVFANLIHEFANQVGQIINIANSIQSSLTGAERVFAILDAEVEIQSPADAIPLPRARGNVTFENVCFHYARQPGLAESNGATATKSEVSVNSDNLVLKNINLTIPAGKCVGIVGETGSGKSTLLQLVARFYDATSGRVLVDDIDVRDLQLQDLRRNIGLVFQESFLFSNTVAANIAFGQPDADLETIERAAQLAAAHEFVSELPNGYLNLVGEHGSNLSGGQRQRLAIARALLLDPPILILDDATAAVDAETEHEIQEAVESARGGRTTILVSSRIRSVRHADRIYVLQHGSIVESGTHAELIALNGEYAKLARLQLVADSEQGFETQAQRQAG
- a CDS encoding serine/threonine protein kinase, with protein sequence MASSLNQPKSESDLGTGSAFGFSWRSGKGVGPETVITQPRSNPPPGGSSEGPVINNELVPRLFPTHYETEIVSGILIGHFRIQRRIGVGGMGSVFLALDESLKREVALKILSPSLSLDHTSIQRFQNEAQAAARLDHDNIARVFYSGEEAGLHFIAYEYVPGQNLRDVIRAKGWLEPSEAVNYAIQLAAALHHSSSAGVIHRDIKPSNVLITPFGRAKLVDLGLARKTSVESSIELTVPGTTMGTFDYISPEQARDPHSVDVRSDIYSLGCTLYHMLTGEPPYPEGTVLQKLLDHQAKEPPDPSKKNRRVSPILSRVVRKMMASQPARRYATPSELLRDLLLVARDLGAGAVPIDGQVWLTATRFKPPVWQSNFGWVATTCALCLMVTVAQLYPGLLLRLMQPITGVRYSPPTVTKAGDTLGNRPNLESEKPSVDAETLTSPKLASTSGSTLAPVTSESKFFGPGKNDPSLPASPFDGDRPNAIVPIPLTTPETTPKTESRPGATITAENPTPFQIVGGGSYSTLEAACAEASDSGGIRVIELLYDGLREPERPIRLNKKKVVIRARDGFHPTIRFSDVDTSSEQPHMITVAGGSLEFFNVDLEMTVPSRIGTDRWSLFALERPEKVQLKGVTLTVNNPQYKSACFFEQRASAGQGLETIGSRLDGMPLVPPELVLTGCLVRGKADLIVMRDPVPARYELKDSAIGIDGNLLQLKLVMDSDGMERESIKLELEHLTLRSAQCLLAIEGSGGQTERLPPIIIDARNNILSCRPVRTLVSMRGLADFMDFQKSFQWRGNFNFYDNVETFLEVLSSQPNSSRKLDHNDWKNLTNEGIGSNNTVVNWRNKNVDRSYSNWTTGSFRVSSESELAVRGSDGTAGAPLDSLRPQDKN